Proteins from one Camelina sativa cultivar DH55 chromosome 8, Cs, whole genome shotgun sequence genomic window:
- the LOC104708225 gene encoding PAX3- and PAX7-binding protein 1-like, with protein sequence MGSNRPRNFRRRGDDGDDEIDGKDATAATKAPTPALTSSKPKNLPASTPKKKLLSFADDEDEEEDGALRVTVKPKNGRDRVKSSSRLGVSGSSHKHSSTKEHRPASSSSSSFSTVSPLSNVLPQAGSYTKEALLELQKNTRTLPYSRPSANAEPKVVLKGLIKPPQDHEQQSLKDVVKQVSDLDFDEEGEDDRPEDAFADQAAVIRVKREKMRQSRSAPAPDYISLDGGIANHSAVEGVSDEEADFQGIFIGARRHKGDNKKGVFDFGDDNPIVKETTTSSFYEDEDEDEEEKLWEEEQFKKGIGKRMDEGSHRTVSSNGIGVPLHPNQQPPPQQQPQRYTYHAGIPMPNVSLPPTIGPATSVDTLPMSQQAELAKKALQDNVKKLKESHAKTLSSLTKTDENLTASLMSITALESSLAAAGDKYVFMQKLRDFISVICDFMQEKGSLIEEIEDQLKELNEKHALSILERRIADTDDEMVELGAAVKAAMAVLNKQGRSTSVIAAATSAALAASASIRQQTNQPVKLDEFGRDENLQKRREVEQRATDRQKRRARFENKRASAMEIDGSSLKIEGESSTDESDSETSAYKETRDSLLQCADKVFSDASEEYSKLSMVKARFERWKRDYSSTYRDAYMSLTVPSIFSPYVRLELLKWDPLHQYVDFFDMKWHGLLFDYGKPEDEDDFAPDDTDANLVPELVEKVAIPILHHQIVRCWDILSTQETRNAVAATSLVTNYVPASSEAVAELLTAIRARLVEAIAAISVPTWDPLVLKAVPNAPQVAAYRFGTSVRLMRNICMWKDILALPVLENLALSDLLFGKVLPHVRSIASNIHDAVTRTERIIASLSGVWTGPSVTRTHSRSLQPLVDCTLTLRRNLEKRLASGLDDVETTGLARRLKKILVELHEHDHARETVRTFNLKEAV encoded by the exons atgGGAAGTAACCGTCCTAGGAATTTCCGGCGGCGCGGGGACGACGGCGATGATGAAATCGACGGTAAAGATGCTACCGCCGCGACTAAAGCGCCTACTCCGGCTCTTACTTCGTCTAAACCTAAAAACCTCCCAGCCTCGACCCCGAAGAAGAAACTCCTAAGTTTCGCAGACGAcgaggatgaggaagaagatggagctCTCCGTGTGACGGTAAAGCCTAAGAACGGGAGAGACCGTGTCAAATCCTCTTCGCGTCTCGGCGTTTCGGGATCTTCTCACAAACACTCTTCCACCAAGGAACATCGtcccgcttcttcttcttcttcttctttctccaccGTGTCTCCGCTTTCTAATGTGCTTCCCCAAGCCGGCTCTTATACGAAAGAGGCGCTGCTTGAGCTCCAGAAGAACACACGTACGCTTCCTTATTCTCGCCCTAGTGCCAATGCCGAGCCCAAGGTTGTACTCAAGGGTTTGATCAAACCTCCCCAGGACCATGAGCAGCAGAGTCTGAAGGATGTGGTCAAACAGGTTTCGGATTTGGACTTCGATGAGGAAGGGGAAGATGACCGGCCTGAAGATGCGTTTGCCGATCAGGCAGCTGTAATTAGAGTCAAGCGGGAGAAGATGAGGCAGTCACGTTCAGCACCGGCGCCTGATTACATATCACTGGATGGTGGTATCGCAAATCATTCTGCTGTTGAAGGAGTCAGCGACGAGGAAGCAGACTTTCAGGGTATTTTCATCGGTGCTAGACGGCACAAAGGTGATAATAAGAAAGGTGTGTTTGATTTCGGTGATGATAATCCTATTGTTAAAGAAACCACGACAAGTAGTTTttatgaggatgaggatgaggatgaagaagagaagttgtGGGAGGAAGAGCAATTTAAGAAGGGTATTGGTAAAAGAATGGATGAAGGGTCTCATAGGACTGTAAGTAGTAATGGAATTGGCGTGCCTTTGCATCCTAACCAGCAGCCACCACCACAACAGCAACCGCAGAGGTATACTTATCATGCCGGGATTCCAATGCCGAATGTTTCTCTGCCTCCTACCATTGGTCCAGCTACTAGTGTTGATACTCTACCAATGTCACAGCAAGCCGAGCTTGCCAAGAAGGCATTGCAAGACAATGTTAAGAAGCTTAAG GAGTCTCATGCAAAAACCTTATCCTCGCTTACCAAGACAGATGAGAATTTGACTGCTTCGTTGATGAGTATCACAGCTCTTGAAAGTTCTCTAGCTGCAGCTGGAGACAAGTATGTCTTCATGCAAAAACTGAGAGACTTCATTTCTGTTATCTGCGATTTCATGCAG GAAAAGGGTTCCTTAATTGAGGAAATTGAAGATCAATTGAAGGAACTTAATGAAAAACATGCTTTATCTATTCTAGAAAGGAGAATTGCAGATACCGATGATGAAATGGTAGAGTTGGGGGCTGCTGTAAAAGCAGCAATGGCAGTTCTAAACAAACAAGGACGGAGTACTTCAGTGATTGCTGCTGCCACAAGTGCTGCGTTGGCTGCATCTGCTTCTATAAGACAGCAAACGAATCAACCAGTTAAGCTTGACGAATTTGGCAGAGATGAAAACCTGCAGAAGCGCAGGGAAGTTGAACAGAGGGCTACAGATCGGCAGAAAAGGCGAGCTCGATTTGAAAATAAGCGTGCATCAGCCATGGAGATTGATGGATCTTCTCTGAAAATAGAAGGAGAATCAAGCACTGACGAGAGTGACAGTGAGACTTCAGCTTATAAGGAGACGAGAGATAGCTTACTTCAGTGTGCTGATAAGGTCTTTAGTGATGCAT CTGAGGAGTACTCCAAGCTTTCAATGGTGAAGGCAAGATTTGAGAGGTGGAAGCGAGACTATTCATCTACTTATCGGGATGCTTACATGTCTTTGACTGTTCCTTCCATCTTTTCACCTTATGTAAGACTGGAGCTTTTGAAATGGGATCCTCTTCATCAATATGTGGACTTCTTTGACATGAAATG GCATGGATTGCTATTTGATTACGGGAAGCCAGAAGATGAGGATGATTTTGCACCAGATGATACTGATGCCAACCTTGTCCCTGAGCTAGTGGAAAAGGTTGCGATTCCCATTTTGCACCACCAGATAGTTCGTTGTTGGGATATACTTAGCACTCAGGAGACAAGAAATGCTGTTGCTGCTACAAGCTTGGTGACAAATTATGTTCCTGCTTCGAGTGAGGCCGTAGCGGAACTATTGACTGCTATTCGTGCTCGCCTTGTTGAAGCCATTGCAGCTATTAGC GTTCCGACATGGGATCCTCTGGTATTGAAGGCTGTACCTAATGCTCCACAAGTTGCTGCATATAGGTTTGGGACATCCGTCCGTCTTATGAGAAATATATGTATGTGGAAAGACATCCTGGCGCTTCCAGTGTTGGAGAACTTGGCTCTTAGTGACCTTTTGTTTGGAAAAGTATTACCCCATGTCAGAAGCATTGCATCAAATATCCATGATGCTGTGACAAGAACTGAAAGGATCATTGCTTCTTTGTCTGGAGTATGGACAGGACCAAGCGTCACAAGAACCCACAG TCGTTCGCTGCAACCTCTTGTGGACTGTACTCTGACACTTAGAAGAAATCTCGAGAAAAGGCTTGCCTCAGGACTAGACGATGTGGAAACCACTGGTCTTGCCCGCAGGTTAAAGAAAATACTAGTCGAGCTCCACGAACATGACCACGCCAGGGAAACTGTCAGAACATTCAATCTCAAGGAGGCAGTTTGA
- the LOC104708226 gene encoding uncharacterized protein LOC104708226, giving the protein MTSLLLPSSQFLQTRSQSNGQRLLLPRTPLFSPLPSLRQLRPKHISVSAATPKKQSEIVAAPKPSAKKNSSVEEETEEEEVEEDMMWIQEKALDLVEFTGSVTQAIPGPRVGSSKLPWMLAVPLAYVGVTFVTAFVKTVQKFSSPKAQRRKLVNQNAMLCRSIDELLRKDGTVHSSELKALEQKTEFNMEEILRKYIRYALNEKPFNPDLVADLIHLRRASGLNDSQIPEILNEISRRIVKEKGPVVMKMQGFTEKGFKRKLAVQALFGKIYYLSELPDFCSKDNSLIVKEIFGVTDEDAEKLRIHALAEAGDIEALEKMVEFEKTAESSSDKEEEDSNEEDDSNTTP; this is encoded by the exons ATGACGTCACTTCTCCTACCTTCATCTCAATTTCTCCAGACTCGAAGCCAGAGCAATGGCCAACGATTGCTACTCCCTCGAACACCACTGTTCTCCCCACTACCCTCACTCCGTCAGCTGAGACCGAAACACATCTCTGTTTCCGCCGCAACGCCGAAGAAACAGTCGGAGATTGTCGCAGCTCCGAAGCCGAGTGCGAAGAAGAATTCGAGCGTGGAGGAGGagacagaagaagaggaagtagaGGAAGATATGATGTGGATTCAGGAGAAGGCGTTAGACCTAGTCGAGTTCACTGGATCGGTGACTCAGGCGATTCCAGGTCCTCGAGTTGGAAGTAGCAAATTGCCGTGGATGCTCGCTGTTCCGTTAGCTTACGTCGGCGTCACTTTCGTCACTGCTTTTGTCAAAACCGTTCAGAAGTTCtcttctcctaaagctcaacgCAGGAAACTG GTGAATCAGAATGCTATGCTTTGCAGATCTATAGATGAACTGTTACGGAAAGATGGAACAGTGCATAGCTCTGAGCTTAAGGCACTTGAACAAAAg ACAGAGTTCAACATGGAGGAGATATTGAGGAAATACATTCGGTATGCGTTGAATGAGAAGCCGTTTAATCCTGACCTTGTTGCTGATCTCATTCATCTGAGAAGAGCTTCTGGTTTGAATGATTCTCAGATTCCTGAGATTTTAAATGAGATCTCTCGTCGtattgttaaagaaaaag GTCCGGTAGTGATGAAAATGCAAGGGTTTACAGAAAAAGGATTCAAGAGAAAACTTGCTGTGCAGGCCCTTTTTGGGAAAATTTACTATCTTTCTGAG CTTCCTGACTTCTGCTCAAAAGACAACTCCTTAATCGTCAAGGAAATATTCGGAGTTACAGA TGAAGACGCAGAGAAGCTGCGGATACACGCGCTTGCTGAAGCTGGAGACATAGAGGCACTTGAGAAAATGGTGGAATTTGAGAAAACAGCCGAGTCTTCCTcggataaagaagaagaagattcaaatgaagaagatgactcTAATACCACTCCTTAA
- the LOC104708227 gene encoding G patch domain and ankyrin repeat-containing protein 1 homolog isoform X3 produces MPIDTQVKHNKLGLRAEKLKIQWRKKIVKSQATIPQNSEKLSCCVQVSNVMGESSGSSSSLPAINSSNIGFQLLKKHGWTEGTGLGVAEQGRLVPVQAEPKNNKRGLGAEQPAKRKAAQPKATASGHGEKDEGESKKSKKLSKKMRKMMEHEKHLQEKEFERAFYREFWPENL; encoded by the exons ATGCCTATAGACACGCAAGTGAAACATAACAAACTTGGACTGAGAGCAGAGAAACTAAAGATACAATGGAGGAAGAAAATTGTAAAGTCTCAGGCTACCATTCCTCAAAACAGTGAAAAA TTGAGTTGCTGTGTTCAGGTGTCGAACGTTATGGGTGAGTCCTCTGGATCAAGCAGTTCATTGCCTGCTATCAATTCTTCCAACATTGGGTTTCAG CTACTAAAGAAGCATGGCTGGACGGAAGGCACTGGTCTTGGAGTCGCTGAACAG GGCAGATTGGTGCCTGTACAAGCAGAgccaaaaaataacaaaagaggaTTGGGAGCTGAACAACCAGCTAAGAGAAAAGCGGCACAACCTAAGGCTACAGCTTCTGGACACGGCGAAAAG GATGAAGGAGAGTCAAAGAAGAGCAAGAAACTCTCTAAGAAAATGCGGAAGATGATGGAGCACGAAAAACATctacaagaaaaagaatttgAACGAGCCTTCTATAGGGAGTTCTGGCCTGAGAATCTATAA
- the LOC104708227 gene encoding protein SQS1 isoform X4 → MPIDTQVKHNKLGLRAEKLKIQWRKKIVKSQATIPQNSEKVSNVMGESSGSSSSLPAINSSNIGFQLLKKHGWTEGTGLGVAEQGRLVPVQAEPKNNKRGLGAEQPAKRKAAQPKATASGHGEKDEGESKKSKKLSKKMRKMMEHEKHLQEKEFERAFYREFWPENL, encoded by the exons ATGCCTATAGACACGCAAGTGAAACATAACAAACTTGGACTGAGAGCAGAGAAACTAAAGATACAATGGAGGAAGAAAATTGTAAAGTCTCAGGCTACCATTCCTCAAAACAGTGAAAAA GTGTCGAACGTTATGGGTGAGTCCTCTGGATCAAGCAGTTCATTGCCTGCTATCAATTCTTCCAACATTGGGTTTCAG CTACTAAAGAAGCATGGCTGGACGGAAGGCACTGGTCTTGGAGTCGCTGAACAG GGCAGATTGGTGCCTGTACAAGCAGAgccaaaaaataacaaaagaggaTTGGGAGCTGAACAACCAGCTAAGAGAAAAGCGGCACAACCTAAGGCTACAGCTTCTGGACACGGCGAAAAG GATGAAGGAGAGTCAAAGAAGAGCAAGAAACTCTCTAAGAAAATGCGGAAGATGATGGAGCACGAAAAACATctacaagaaaaagaatttgAACGAGCCTTCTATAGGGAGTTCTGGCCTGAGAATCTATAA
- the LOC104708227 gene encoding meiotically up-regulated protein C1442.13c isoform X2, with translation MEYSSVSTSSWGANIGFEHLKKHGTGLGIAEQGILMPIDTQVKHNKLGLRAEKLKIQWRKKIVKSQATIPQNSEKVSNVMGESSGSSSSLPAINSSNIGFQLLKKHGWTEGTGLGVAEQGRLVPVQAEPKNNKRGLGAEQPAKRKAAQPKATASGHGEKDEGESKKSKKLSKKMRKMMEHEKHLQEKEFERAFYREFWPENL, from the exons ATGGAATATTCCTCAGTTTCAACAAGTTCATGGGGTGCCAATATTGGGTTTGAG CATCTAAAGAAGCACGGTACTGGTCTAGGAATCGCTGAACAG GGGATACTGATGCCTATAGACACGCAAGTGAAACATAACAAACTTGGACTGAGAGCAGAGAAACTAAAGATACAATGGAGGAAGAAAATTGTAAAGTCTCAGGCTACCATTCCTCAAAACAGTGAAAAA GTGTCGAACGTTATGGGTGAGTCCTCTGGATCAAGCAGTTCATTGCCTGCTATCAATTCTTCCAACATTGGGTTTCAG CTACTAAAGAAGCATGGCTGGACGGAAGGCACTGGTCTTGGAGTCGCTGAACAG GGCAGATTGGTGCCTGTACAAGCAGAgccaaaaaataacaaaagaggaTTGGGAGCTGAACAACCAGCTAAGAGAAAAGCGGCACAACCTAAGGCTACAGCTTCTGGACACGGCGAAAAG GATGAAGGAGAGTCAAAGAAGAGCAAGAAACTCTCTAAGAAAATGCGGAAGATGATGGAGCACGAAAAACATctacaagaaaaagaatttgAACGAGCCTTCTATAGGGAGTTCTGGCCTGAGAATCTATAA
- the LOC104708227 gene encoding meiotically up-regulated protein C1442.13c isoform X1, translating into MEYSSVSTSSWGANIGFEHLKKHGTGLGIAEQGILMPIDTQVKHNKLGLRAEKLKIQWRKKIVKSQATIPQNSEKLSCCVQVSNVMGESSGSSSSLPAINSSNIGFQLLKKHGWTEGTGLGVAEQGRLVPVQAEPKNNKRGLGAEQPAKRKAAQPKATASGHGEKDEGESKKSKKLSKKMRKMMEHEKHLQEKEFERAFYREFWPENL; encoded by the exons ATGGAATATTCCTCAGTTTCAACAAGTTCATGGGGTGCCAATATTGGGTTTGAG CATCTAAAGAAGCACGGTACTGGTCTAGGAATCGCTGAACAG GGGATACTGATGCCTATAGACACGCAAGTGAAACATAACAAACTTGGACTGAGAGCAGAGAAACTAAAGATACAATGGAGGAAGAAAATTGTAAAGTCTCAGGCTACCATTCCTCAAAACAGTGAAAAA TTGAGTTGCTGTGTTCAGGTGTCGAACGTTATGGGTGAGTCCTCTGGATCAAGCAGTTCATTGCCTGCTATCAATTCTTCCAACATTGGGTTTCAG CTACTAAAGAAGCATGGCTGGACGGAAGGCACTGGTCTTGGAGTCGCTGAACAG GGCAGATTGGTGCCTGTACAAGCAGAgccaaaaaataacaaaagaggaTTGGGAGCTGAACAACCAGCTAAGAGAAAAGCGGCACAACCTAAGGCTACAGCTTCTGGACACGGCGAAAAG GATGAAGGAGAGTCAAAGAAGAGCAAGAAACTCTCTAAGAAAATGCGGAAGATGATGGAGCACGAAAAACATctacaagaaaaagaatttgAACGAGCCTTCTATAGGGAGTTCTGGCCTGAGAATCTATAA
- the LOC104708228 gene encoding NADH dehydrogenase [ubiquinone] flavoprotein 1, mitochondrial, which translates to MAPVRGILGLQRAVSLWKESNRLAPALRSFSTQAASTSTTPQPPPPPPPPEKTHFGGLKDEDRIFTNLYGLHDPFLKGAMKRGDWHRTKDLVLKGTDWIVNEMKKSGLRGRGGAGFPSGLKWSFMPKVSDGRPSYLVVNADESEPGTCKDREIMRHDPHKLLEGCLIAGVGMRASAAYIYIRGEYVNERLNLEKARREAYAAGLLGKNACGSGYDFDVYIHFGAGAYICGEETALLESLEGKQGKPRLKPPFPANAGLYGCPTTVTNVETVAVSPTILRRGPEWFSSFGRKNNAGTKLFCISGHVNKPCTVEEEMSIPLKELIERHCGGVRGGWDNLLAIIPGGSSVPLIPKNVCEDVLMDFDALKAVQSGLGTAAVIVMDKSTDVVDAIARLSYFYKHESCGQCTPCREGTGWLWMIMERMKVGNAKLEEIDMLQEVTKQIEGHTICALGDAAAWPVQGLIRHFRPELERRIRERAERELLQVAA; encoded by the exons ATG GCACCCGTTAGGGGGATTCTTGGTTTGCAAAGGGCAGTATCACTTTGGAAGGAGAGTAACAGATTGGCTCCAGCTTTGAGATCATTCAGCACCCAAGCTGCATCCACTTCCACCACTCCACAGCCGCCTCCACCTCCTCCGCCTCCGGAAAAGACTCATTTCGGTGGTCTCAAGGATGAAGATCGGATTTTTACCAATCTCTATGGTCTACATGACCCATTTCTCAAAGGCGCGATGAAGAGAGGTGATTGGCATAGGACCAAAGATTTGGTGCTCAAGGGTACTGATTGGATTGTCAATGAAATGAAGAAGTCTGGTCTTCGTGGACGTGGTGGTGCTGGTTTCCCTTCTGGTCTTAAGTGGTCTTTTATGCCTAAAGTATCTGATGGCCGTCCCTCCTATTTGGTTGTGAATGCTGATGAGAGTGAGCCTGGAACTTGTAAAGATAGGGAGATCATGCGTCATGACCCTCACAAATTGTTGGAAGGGTGTTTGATTGCTGGTGTTGGAATGAGAGCTAGTGCAGCGTACATTTACATCAGGGGTGAATATGTGAATGAACGTTTGAATCTAGAGAAGGCTAGAAGAGAAGCATATGCGGCTGGTCTCTTGGGGAAGAATGCATGTGGTTCTGgctatgattttgatgtttatATCCACTTTGGTGCTGGTGCATACATTTGTGGTGAAGAGACCGCGCTTCTTGAGAGCCTTGAAGGGAAGCAAGGAAAGCCTAGGTTGAAGCCTCCGTTCCCTGCTAACGCTGGTTTATATGGCTGTCCCACAACTGTTACCAATGTGGAAACAGTGGCTGTTTCGCCTACCATTTTAAGGCGTGGACCTGAGTGGTTTTCTAGTTTCGGTAGGAAGAATAACGCGGGGACAAAGCTGTTTTGTATATCGGGCCATGTAAACAAGCCATGCACGGTCGAAGAGGAGATGAGTATACCTCTCAAGGAACTGATTGAGAGGCATTGTGGAGGTGTTAGAGGTGGATGGGACAATCTACTTGCTATCATCCCTGGTGGCTCATCTGTTCCTCTGATTCCTAAGAACGTCTGCGAGGATGTGCTGATGGATTTTGATGCGCTCAAGGCTGTCCAATCAGGGTTAGGAACCGCAGCAGTCATTGTGATGGATAAGTCAACCGATGTTGTGGATGCAATTGCAAGGCTCTCTTACTTTTACAAGCATGAAAGTTGTGGGCAGTGCACTCCTTGCAGAGAGGGAACAGGTTGGCTTTGGATGATCATGGAGAGAATGAAAGTTGGTAATGCAAAGCTGGAAGAAATTGATATGCTCCAGGAGGTAACCAAACAGATCGAAGGACACACAATCTGTGCATTGGGTGATGCAGCTGCATGGCCTGTGCAAGGTCTGATAAGGCACTTTAGGCCAGAGCTCGAGAGAAGGATCAGGGAACGCGCTGAAAGGGAATTGCTACAGGTTGCTGCTTAA
- the LOC104708229 gene encoding transcription factor DIVARICATA-like, whose product MTVEEVSDGPVWTREDDIAFERALASNTDESEERWDKIAADVPGKSVEQIKEHYELLVEDVSRIESGCVPLPAYGSPEGSNGHAGDEGGSSKKGGNNHAGESNQGGKSKADQERRKGIAWTEDEHRLFLLGLDKYGKGDWRSISRNFVVTRTPTQVASHAQKYFIRLNSMNKDRRRSSIHDITSVGNADVSTPQGPITGQNYSNNGNNSNNGNNTTSSVAVAGGGNKSAKQAVSQPPPGPPMYGTPTIGQPVAGPMVSAVGTPVNLPAPPHIAFGAHAAPVPGSVVPGATMNMGQIPYTMPRTPTAHR is encoded by the exons ATGACGGTGGAGGAAGTTAGTGATGGTCCTGTGTGGACTAGAGAGGATGATATTGCCTTTGAGAGAGCTCTAGCTAGTAATACTGATGAATCCGAGGAACGGTGGGACAAGATTGCTGCAGATGTTCCTGGAAAAAGTGTTGAACAGATTAAAGAACATTACGAGCTTTTAGTTGAAGATGTTAGTAGGATTGAATCAGGATGTGTGCCTCTTCCTGCCTATGGATCTCCTGAAGGATCAAATGGTCATGCTGGTGATGAAGGAGGAAGTAGTAAGAAAGGCGGTAACAATCATGCGGGAGAGTCTAACCAAGGAGGTAAATCAAAGGCCGATCAGGAGCGACGGAAGGGTATTGCCTGGACAGAGGATGAGCACAg GTTATTTCTTCTTGGTTTGGATAAGTACGGGAAAGGAGATTGGCGTAGCATTTCTCGCAACTTTGTAGTAACAAGAACACCGACCCAAGTAGCAAGCCACGCTCAAAAGTATTTCATTCGTCTCAACTCAATGAACAAAGATAGAAGGCGATCAAGCATTCACGACATCACTAGTGTTGGCAACGCAGATGTCTCAACACCACAAGGACCAATCACTGGTCAGAACTACAGCAATAACGGCAACAACAGCAATAACGGCAACAACACCACCAGTTCTGTTGCTGTTGCTGGAGGAGGAAACAAATCAGCCAAGCAAGCCGTCTCTCAACCACCACCAGGACCTCCTATGTATGGAACACCCACCATAGGTCAACCAGTAGCTGGACCGATGGTCTCAGCAGTTGGAACACCAGTGAACCTCCCAGCTCCACCTCACATTGCTTTTGGTGCCCATGCTGCTCCAGTTCCTGGTTCAGTGGTTCCTGGTGCAACAATGAACATGGGTCAGATACCATACACCATGCCGCGTACACCAACGGCTCATAGGTAA